From the genome of Medicago truncatula cultivar Jemalong A17 chromosome 2, MtrunA17r5.0-ANR, whole genome shotgun sequence:
TATAAACTATCATGCTCAAACCCACATAAAATTACATCATTgtttaactaatttttaaaaaagaatctGAAAAACAACAATGAAGTAATTTGAGGTTagcataaaaagaaaaggacatTATAGTTGGTGTTCAGAGAGAGTTCGTGGGTTGCCTCGCTTAACATCGCTGTCGTTTTACAGTCCAAACACAATCACTCCCACCCCCACACCCTTCACTTTACTCCCTTATTTCTTCATTCTATCCTCATCAATACACTTTTTCAATTTCTCTCCATTCCCTGGAGTTTAAAGTTTGCTCATACTCTCCACATATGTCCAGATCTGGATTGATAAACTTAGTTTGATTGTTTCTACAATTAATTTATCTGAAGTATTTgttttgaatattgattttcGGGTAAGTAAAGGGTATAAAATTAAAGAGGATAAATTTCAATGAATGTTTGTTGGACGAAATTCAAAACGAAAttgtgaattaattaattaaattcaagtgTCCATCAAAACTAAGAGGCCATCAAAAAACCCATTAACTAGTTTAATTATAAACAATTCATAGGTAGGGTCACTGTTTTTGTTGTAAATGAATTGACAAAAAGTTGGCAACAAGTAACCAATAATTGATCTTAACcgttcaaatataataataatatatcgaTGGCTAGTATTAATTTAGATAGCAACTTGTGCATGATGCACAAATTTATAACTTGTGCATTGTAAATGCCACCGCCAAAGTCATCCAATTGAAGGTCCACCCCCTTTGAATTGTCATgcacatttaaattatattaactaGTACTTCTGCTACGGAACACATTACTTTAGTAGGCCTTCTAGTTTAGCCACCTTTGAAATAATTTGCCAAAGATCATATCCGTAAAGTAAGACCAAGTGAGTAGAAGAATAAGACTTTGAAATAAGCAAAGAAAAAAGGAGGcggagaaaaaggaagaggaagagtAGAAAGGAAACAAGAGAGCACCCCAAGTAAGGAAAACAACGGTGTAGTAAGTGAGGATAAGAATAGCTGCGAAccaggctttgtttgggagtttggagcaAGGAAAATGGAGAGCTTTGGGGGTGAGAAATATagaggaaaatgaaaaaaaactttcacatatttttgaaggtattttttttttagagaatgaaaaACTAATGCTTATAATTCATATGTTTTTACTATTAAGAatattggcaaaattacacttttagtcccttaacttaatttctgGTAActgtttggtcctttatctttttttcattttaatttggtcctttttgtccattttcatatgaaattttaagcttaaaattcatgattttattttcttatggtcttttggttttcaaatctatgatcctcgtctatgtttgcataagaatattagatttgaagcttgaaaatgtatatgaaaatggacaaaaaggaccaaattgaaatgaaaaaaagataaaggaccaaactgttacctgaaattaagttaagggactaaaagtgtaattttgccaagaatattataacaacacatattaaatttgaagaattcatataaactctccaaaatctcCCAAAATCCTCCtccaatacaactttttttgtattatgaagaaaaattaaccccccaaagccctcctTTTCCAATGTCCTCTATTTTTTCCACTTAATCATTCCTTTTTTTCCCAAAATCCTTCCATTGCTTCCTCTTCAAActtgcaaacaaagcctaagagaATCATGAAGTAACCTAAAACTCTGAGAGTGGAACACATCTTGAAGAGATTCATGTTTTTCATTATTCTTGAGGAGGAGAGTATTGGAGAAGAAGGTAGAATTCGCCAACTGTTTCTTCATGCTGGAAAAAGGCATCTCCATATATCCGAAGCCAGGATTGATTGATCGATTCCACTTTGCTTTGGGGTTCCGTCGGATCAAATGTGAGGCGTTTCGGATTCAAGCCCCCACCCCGGATGTTAAATACTACCCTAATCTCTTttgcaagagaaaaaaaaatgttaacgaaTGTTTGGAAGACTCTTCAAGActtttaaatgataattttttgtaaagaaaatttCTGTAATTAAtgaattgaaaattcaaaatttgtgtCTCGGGCTACTAAGAAATTTTGAATGACTTTTTTGGGCTACTAAGGACTTTGAAtgacttttttgaaatatttttttttgctaaagtgTTACTCATTTTAAACGAAACTTATTAATAACTTTAAATTTCTgtcaataactttatattatcatattttaataCTACTACTAAAATATGTGAATCCTGTTGATAGAGACTCTTTATGTGAGTCACTATTTTCAATGAGTTTcgtttaaaatgagtgtcactttaggcaaaaaaattatttcaaaaaagtcattcaaaagtcCTTAGTAGTCCAaaaaagtcattcaaaagtcCTTAGTAGCCTATGTGTGTTCCTCTCGGACtggatttttgtgtttttctacTGGTGTGTGCTGCTGTCGTTGCTGTTCTTGTGCAGCAGTTCGGTTTCCCTATGTTGGTGAGTCTCGGCCTGTTCATTGGTGAGGCAGGGGTATGCTTGGTGTTAGCAAGTATATCTCAGCCTCATCGCTTGATGCCATTTTTATCTTGGGATGTTTTGGGGTGGTGGTGTTCCGTCTATATGCGGCACCTCATTATACTTATTCCCTTTATCCGTGAGTTTTTATCTGCTCCTTGCAGTTTCTCGATGTGAATAAATTTTgccgtttcaaaaaaaaaaaagtcactaTTTTCAATAAGTATTATTTAATGCGCATCTCTTTTACAATATCTATGTTATCtaagtttatttaaatttcaCTTTTAATACCTAATTTGTACATTtttcaagtttaatttttttttgtaacttcAATGAGATTAATTAGAATAGACTAACAGTGTAAAACAACTTTACACTATCAACCAATTAAATTCATCCAATTAAACACATCATCTTAAGTGTTATGAGtgttaaaaatggaaaaaaatcaaataaaatcttttCTAATAATTGTCTTCTACCCACGTTTTTTAATTTGGACATTTGATTTAGCCATTTTTAATCTTCATTATGATGTTGCATTCTTTCACCCTGCCAAACCTTCTCTTCATATTCTAATTTGATCTGTGAAGTCTTTTAGAGTTGCAAAACTCAACAAGTTACTTTTTGGTTTTTAGATTCATCATGAAATCCCTTAACATAGCACAAATTAAACACATGAATGTCATTGAAGCGGTTATGAAGGTTGAAGATTTCGAGTCAATTTATTTGAGTACATTTACTTAAGAGGTTGTTTGTTTTTCAATGGATTGATATACGTTGGTTAAGATTTCAAAAAGCATCATATCATATTTGGATCATTTGgttaatattatgttttttgCTTCCTTTTATTCTTAGTAGCTATTTTTCCATCTTGTGAAACATTGTTGATAGGAAACagaaaaaggtaggataaagtTAGAGAAAGTAAGAGAGACTTAGGTTGATGTTGTAATTCCGTTGTTCTATTATCGAATCGAGTCACGAACTATTTTCGAGTTTATTCGATTAATTGTGATTTTTAGTTGATGTAGGATATAATCATTCACATTTGATTTCCAACAATTTCTCTGAAGTGTGACTCATCCAAACCACTAAGACGGTCCACACTAGGATCCCGTTCACACTCCCTTAGCAAGCCTAACAagactctgataccaaattATTGGGGAGTCTGGGGAACGCTTGAAGCAGCAATGAGCTAAATGTCTAGGACCCATTAAGAGAGACACCACAGTTTTATCCAAAATTCTAAGGCaataaatttatgaattttctctcttatatatCAAACGTTTGCTCCATTTCTAATTGACGTGAGACATTATTACTCGCACATAATTTTCTAAGAATCTCCCCAAATGCAACACTGCAACTCACCCACATCACTAGGAGGTCCTAAGTATGGTATTGGTATGACTCAAATCAAAACACAACCGGAGGCGCGGCGGTTGACTCAAAACAATTTGATGTCCCACCTCCCAATGCATAGCTGGATTTTGGACACACAATGCTACAATAATAAATCCGTGACCACTGACACTAACACTACTTCCAATATGTTttcacattaaaaatataaacgacAATATTCTGACAAACCCACATTTCTCTCTAGTCTCTCCTACATTCATCAATCATTTCAATGCCCAAATTCCCATACCCAActtcaacaaattaaaaaattctttatTGAACAAGTAAATTATTTACACAAAAAATGACTTTACAAGGAAAAAAAGAATCTTTTTCTATGCActttcatcaaatcaaaactTGCCACCTCATCAATGGACCCACCCaccctaaaaatacaaaaatatatctacTCTTATGTCTCATAGGGCCCCACCATCAGAATTCCTTCTGAGCAATAAATGCCAAAGAAATTCATAGCTGTAATCCACTTTATATTATAGTTGTCATTGCCAATGCCAACGCATCCACGTAGGAAACTCAGCTTCATTCGCTGTCAAACTTCTAACCCAATAACATTCCACCACGTGTAATTTCACAATTGGCCAGAAACCATGGACCTACGGTAGGACCTACCAAGCTTCTGACTTAGACTAAACAATACTTGCCACGTGGCATCCCCTTCTTGGACCTCACTGTTGAAAAGTAGGGCCTGTCTTGTTTTTGGGTCCCACAAATTCTTCTGAATTTGAGTAAGGTTCGTCGCGGCCACGTGCTTGAGAATTTTGTCGAGTTTTCCTACGTCTTTCTCTGCCACCGTGAGTGATATCTCCGGCCATTTCACGATTGATGAAAACGGCAAACGTATTCCATCGGCGATTATAACAGGCACACAACCAAGTGCGACTGATTCTACAAGTCTTGGACTCCATGGTGCCCACCCTAACGGACATAGACAAAATACTGATCGTGCGATTTCCATTTGGTAACCTGCGAATCTATGTCGTTGTAGATAAAATCTCCGATCACCATTGAATTTCCTCCATATCTCGGTTCGCACTCGcctttacaaataaaaaacacagtCATTACATTAATTCATCAATGGTTTCCAAAATGCAATGCAGAATGAATAATATTGACCCAACTCAATTCACAAAGGTAGCTAATGTTGTCACAATCacagtactttttttttttttttgaaggaatcacAGTACTTATTTGATAGTCGAAATAATTACATTCAAAAGATTTTCATGCCATCTCATTCAAAGTGAGGTCGCATAatcatagcaaaaaaaaaacttcgatATTGCCATTCAATGAGTTTAATACATTTTTACATTACATCCAAATGTATACTTGTATGAAAAATGCTAATATGACCATGCACGTGTTAATAACTAAATGTAGAATatattggtcaaaaaaaaaactaaatgtagaatattgtattaaaatatgttcatttaaaagcttcaaatatatttttttcaatattaaatttttatttttgaatttcttaaGATGTGTTCTTAGGACAATCTTATATTATAGTGTGtattaaaaaatgcatattAAAATTATAGTGTATTTGAAATAATAACAATGTGCATAATATAAGTAAAAGCTACATTTTGGATAGAATCTAtacttcaaaaatttaaatcatgacattttttacaaaaaattcaaTCATTTTGGACAGAATCTATACTTCAAAATTGAAATCATAGCATTTTTTACAGAAATATAAATCATGGCATGATCacaataatttcattaaaatcaccttaatttaaaacatgtaaaaaaGTCATTAATTATTagttaatgattttattttaggataGATAGAGATTCTTACTTGCTGTAATACCGTCCACTGACGTTTTTAGGATGAACTTCCATTTTCCCTCTAAAGAAAGCCCAAATATCTCGCCGTCCGTTCATCGGAGCTTTCTCAAGCGTCCTCGAAACTTTCTCCGGCGAGACATAAGGTGGTATAACCACATTCTCAACATCTTGACAAGGATGTTCATATTCTACCCCAAATGTCTGCAACACAATTGAATTCTTCAATATTTGTGGTATTCCATCGCCCATTGCCTTATCCTCCTtcacaaacaaaaatttcaaaattaatatgcaTGTTTAAACATagctttaaaaaattgaatgtttgattttgatatcaCGGTAAATATGTCAGAATCAAGATGAATCATATGTTGATGTTCAAAAACTAGTTTAGTTTAAACAAAATTActagaatttatttattgtgaTTCTGACAAATTCACCGTAATATCAAACATGCAGGACGATGTTAGACTACTCACGAGGGTATGAAAACATGCTCCAAAATCATGAGAAGCGACAAAAACATGGTCGGATCCTCTGCTTCGATTCCAAAATGGATATTCGGTGGAGACGAGCTCAACCGCGGAGGAAATGAGAGCACGGGCATGTCCAATTGCCGGAAAACCATTAACTGTGCTGAAGTTGCAAGAAACATAAACAGGAACAAAGAAGAAATCAGCTTCATAAGGGTCAAAAGTTCTCACATCACTTTTCAACAATGCGGTGTGAATAGCAACTTCTGAAGCAAACAAATGTGTTTTACACCTCCCATTTACAAGCCAATCATTGTTGTATTTTGAAGGTAGCTCATAAACAAACACCTTCAAATTTTTCAACATATCTAATGAGTTATGAGAAACAACGTTGGAATTAGAATTTGAGACAATGGTTGTTATGTCTTGTGGGTCATTGGTGATGAGATAAGAGGTGaagaaataaagagaaagagaaaaccAAAGAAGCCATTTGTAatatgtaaaaaagaaaaatgttttatgATGGTCTTGTTGAGGTTTTGTGTTATGTTTGTTCATGAGTTTCATTCTAACATAGAATCCTTTGTTCTTGAGGGGAGTCTTTAGTTCCAACATTTGAAGAGAagggtttgaatttgaatgagTAGTTGAGATTGAGCTTTCGGTTATTGGTGTAGGAAGAAGtggaaatgaaggaaaaaacaagAGAATAAGAGGAAGGTATGAGTTTGTTGGCAAATAGTTTtagcaacaaaaataaacaaatatgggATTTGTAGGAAGGAGGAGTAAGTTATAATTTTGTTAGAGGGTTTTGTTTGTGTTGGGATTTTGTTTTTCTCCCAAACCCAATTATTGAAGGGAATGGGAAAGACAGAGTAGAAATGAGGAAAAAAGGGAGAggttattgttttgtttttttaagtttcagaaGTCACGTGGTTGCCTTATAATGGATCAGAATGTAACCCGGCGGGTGTATCGGTTACCATATGCTGGCTTTGCTCCTCTCACTAATTAACCTCATGTGCTTCAACTTgcattttatgtgtttttaccGAGGctctatgtttggattgatgaaaTATAATGAAATTGAGCGGAATGAAATATAAAGGAATGAAACATAATGAATAATTTATAAGTATATTTGTCGAGTAAATAGGCATTTTGGTCCTCATTTATATGCATTGGTCAATTTCATCCCTCAATTATTGTCAATTTCATAGTGTGCTTTGAATTTTGTGGTGTGCTTTCAATTAAATCTCTAagtatatgaatattttaatttgatccttgatcatataaaatatttctcaatttttccttCTGTCAATGTTGGCAACCAAAATTGAGAACACCATACTAAGTTACTTGTAAATTGTGTCGCACAATGTTGGTGTATAATCTTAGAAATTGTGATTGAACTTAACGCAACCCCataaaaccggcttgtgaggtgaggattgcccccacctATAAATATATTGTTATGTCATCTCCTATCCGATGTAAGACTCTTAACatataatatgtttttagttcttattattgttgttgatattattattatattcattaTTATACTCTTAATATGAGATTCATCATTATGGTTTATAATCAGCCTAACATGATATCACGATCTCACTGGAAGAATATGGTACAGCTAATGAGACCGATTTCATGtgattgaatgaatgaagaCCATACTATATCACAATTTGAAGCAATGCAATTATACATACTCATAGCAGAATAAAACAGGACATTAAGGTCTTTTAGCTTTTAAAAAACCATAAACTTTCATgtttcttataattttataagaGAAAGTTGGATAAGATGCTTACTAAAAAAAAGCTCGTATCACATCTTAGATTTATAGCAATTAATGAACATGAAGCTGCACATGCATTAAATAAACAGTTGGAAAGTTCGAAATGTGATTGGAATTTGGAATAAATGGAATAATATTAGTAGAAGGGTATGGAGGTTTGACAGTGAAAGatattaaaaaacttaaaaagtaaCGATAAAAGTTCATAACCAAAGATGTTGTGGACCAAGCACTTACAAAGGTCGATGTGAAACAACACTTCTTTATACTTTATGATAGTAGTACAAGGTAATTAGGAATAGTTACTAGCTAGTAACCCACTTGGGTCGCACCATGGTTTTTGGTTTTAGATTTGAAAGTGTGCTCCTTCTTGAGGTTTCATATTCGATTCTCCTTGATATTAATTTTGGGTGGACTCAAATATCTCAATTTAAATCTATAAAATATGTTATAATCTATGATTGGAATCATGATGTGTTCGGATGAAATCACGATAAATAAATCAttgtaattttgacaaaacCGCATTTTAAAGTTTCAACAAGTAAATTTGcagcttatttttttatttttttgtgttaagtAGTTAGTTAGAATTCAtcttttaagatgaataatcAGGATGTCCAAAGTTTAAATCTCAATCCCTGCATATATAACAATGTATTACCACTGCAACTTACAACTGATATATGTTTGATCTATGCTTACGAGGATTCGAGGCTTGTTTATATGATCCTATAAGTAAACTAGACGTGGAAATGGAAATGGGACCACATGCAAGATTAAATGGGGAGTAAGTTGTACAACACTGATAGGCACGTTGTATGTTTTTACAAGTTTGGTAGAGATATAAATATAGAGCATAAATGTAGATATACATATCATGGTTAGTGGCAACGTTATTGTCTACATTTTATCAAAGATAATTCCCATGTTAGGATGTTCCCCGTTAAAATCGGTACATTCAAAGACTCACATACATGATTAAAATCATATCCATTTGACTGTTTAATTTGTGGCACTTGGAGTTAAGTAATGTTAATTTTACATAAACTTTGATTTGTGCATGGCCAATATTCCTCATAATGAACAAAGATCTTTTGATAAAGTTGAAAGTAATCTGTAATATATATGGTAATGAACTGAGAATTGGAAAGATAACTCCAAGAGGAGCTGGAAAATTAAAGGTCCTAGCATTTTTGTATATACATTGACTTGGTCCTACAACAATGTGGTCTTAGCTGTAAGAGCACATGCATAAACGAAGCAAAAGATAGGACATGAGTCCCCGCTAGACATACATCTATAGGGAATAGTTCTGCATTATATAGATAGAATATTCCAAATTGTTACTGCTATCTGTTAGGTGGTTGTCAAACACGTCGGTCCGCCTCGGTTTGGACAGCCCCGTGACTAACCTGTAAAAGTAGAGCACACGGTGGCGTGAATGGTCGAGTTGAAACTTTCATCCTTTCTCATGGCAAGTTGGCGGGTTggtccataaaaaataaaaataaaaaagttttggacATATGCATTTCATGAAAATGATACAACTAACAACCAATTATCATgaattttaacaacaaaaaaaaagacactaGCAACATAAACATGCATCCACACTGGCTACCAAGCAACCAAAtcaaatatgattttgaatgtgccccaatcaacaatttaaaatgatccctaaaaaaaacaattaaaaattatatcattaaaataaattagagcTCAAATAATAATCTCAAAATAGTCTAgttaaattaaatcaaacataattttaatataGTCTAAGTTTCTcccacaaacaaaacaaattcatCTCCACAATAAACTCAAAGatagcaaaaaaatattttttgaactgATCTAGCAAGCCAAACCACCTCGTTTTTCACAGGTTTCAAATAATAAACATGATTTAACAAGGACCAAGACTtcatgctaatttttttttataaggacaTACTCaaaccactttttttttatgaggattaaaagcaaaattttatatatttatacggACCAAAAATTTATATACTTATCAAATTAGTAAAGTGACAAAGAATCGCTCTATCCGAGGCCACATCCGTGCTAATACGCCCTTCCAACTTTtcatcaattttacaaaaaaatatccATAGTTTCAACACTCATCATAATCcaattaggcttaaatatgtaatctgtcc
Proteins encoded in this window:
- the LOC25487439 gene encoding probable glucuronoxylan glucuronosyltransferase IRX7, with the protein product MLELKTPLKNKGFYVRMKLMNKHNTKPQQDHHKTFFFFTYYKWLLWFSLSLYFFTSYLITNDPQDITTIVSNSNSNVVSHNSLDMLKNLKVFVYELPSKYNNDWLVNGRCKTHLFASEVAIHTALLKSDVRTFDPYEADFFFVPVYVSCNFSTVNGFPAIGHARALISSAVELVSTEYPFWNRSRGSDHVFVASHDFGACFHTLEDKAMGDGIPQILKNSIVLQTFGVEYEHPCQDVENVVIPPYVSPEKVSRTLEKAPMNGRRDIWAFFRGKMEVHPKNVSGRYYSKRVRTEIWRKFNGDRRFYLQRHRFAGYQMEIARSVFCLCPLGWAPWSPRLVESVALGCVPVIIADGIRLPFSSIVKWPEISLTVAEKDVGKLDKILKHVAATNLTQIQKNLWDPKTRQALLFNSEVQEGDATWQVLFSLSQKLGRSYRRSMVSGQL